The genomic DNA GACGGAGCAGCCGCAGCCCGTCTCCCCGCATGGGGGAGACGGGCTGCGGCTGCCGGTCGCGGACCGTCAGGTCAGTCGAGGGCGCCGTTGATGGTCGCCTTCGGGATCGCGATGTTGGACACGTGGTAGCCCGCGAGGATCTTGCCGTAGGAGCCGTCGTCCATCAGCGACTGCAGCGCCGCCTGGATGGCCTCCTTCAGACCTGGCACCGACTTGGCCACACCGATCCCGATCGGGGAGGAGCTCGTCGGCCCGACGGCCTCCTTGCCGACGACGGTCTCGAACGTGGTGCCCCCGTCCGCCGTGTCCGCCACGTACGCCGCCGTCACCTCGTCGAGGAAGTCCGCGGAGACCTTGCCCGCCCGCAGCGCCAGCTGCGCCTCGGAGTCCTTCGGGAAGGCGAGGACGGTGATCGGGGGCCTGCCCTGCTGCTTGCACAGCTCCTGGCGCTGCTCGAGGATCTTCTGGTGGTTGGTGCCGGTCTGCACCGAGACGCTCTTGCCGCACACGTCGGTGACGACCTTGATGCCGTCGGGGTTGCCCTTCTTGACGAGCCAGCCGGGGCCCGCGTTGATGTAGTCGACGAAGTCGACGGCCTGCTCGCGCTCCTTCTTGTCCGTCATGGCGGACATGACGGCGTCGAACTTGCCCGCCTGCACCGCGGGGAGGAGGCCGTCGAACTTCTGGCTCGCGAACTCGAACTTGACGCCCAGTCGGGCGCCGATCGCCTGTCCCAGGTCGTAGTCGATGCCGGTGATCTCCTTGCTTCCTTCGGCGATGTACATCTCGAAGGGCGGGTACGGCAGGTCGGTCGCGACCCGGACCTTGCCGGCCTTCTTGATCGCTTCGGGCAGCCGCTCGGTGAGCTTGGGGTCCGTGGAGATCGTGACGCCGTTGATGGAGGTGGCCGCGGCGGCCGGGGCCGCGGCCTTGCCGTCCGCCGGCGTGTCGGCCTTGGAGGAGCCGCACGCGGTGAGTGCGAGGCTGCAGGCGGTCGCCAGGGCCAGGGAGGTGATCACTCTGGTCGCAGCGGTGCTGTGCGAGGTCATGGCGGGAGTCCTTCGGTCGTGCGCCGGGGAGGAAGGTGACGCGGCGCGAACAGAAGTTACATCTGAAGCATGACGTGAGTGAATGTATCGAGAGTTACATTCCCGCAACGGTGTCCTCGGGCCGGGGTTCGACGCGGTGGGGCTGTTGCGGAAATTACGATTGCTCTGCTAGTTACTAGATCTGAAACGCTCAGTACCAGCTGTGCGGTCCCCGTGACAGACCCTGGAAGACCGTGAACCCTCACCCGACACCTCCCGCGCCCGGCAACAGCGCCCAGCGCGTCGAGCACGACCTCCTCGGCGACCGCGAACTGCCCGCCGACGCCTACATCGGCATCCACACCCTCAGGGCCGCCGAGAACTTCCCCCTGACGGGGACCCCCATCTCCGTGCACCCCGAACTCGTCGCCGCCATCGCCGCGGTGAAGCAGGCCGCCGCACTCGCGCACTGCGACCTCGGCGTCCTCGACACCGGCCTCGGTGACGCCATCGCCGCCGCGTGCCAAGAGATCCGCTCCGGCCTGTGGCACGAGCACTTCGTCGTCGACGTCCTCCAGGGCGGCGCCGGGACCTCGACCAACATGAACGCCAACGAGGTCATCGCCAACAGGGCCCTGCAACTCCTGGGGAGCGAGCCCGGCAACTACGCGCTGCTCAGCCCCAACGACCACGTCAACCTCGGACAGAGCACCAACGACGCCTACCCCACCGCCGTCAAACTGGCGCTCCACGAAGCGACCCGCGTGCTCATGCCGTCCATGGACCGCCTCGCCACCGCGCTCGCCGAACGCGCCACCGCCTTCGAAGACATCGTCAAACTCGGCCGCACCCAACTGCAGGACGCCGTCCCCATGACCCTCGGTCAGGAATTCAGGGC from Kitasatospora terrestris includes the following:
- a CDS encoding ABC transporter substrate-binding protein, coding for MTSHSTAATRVITSLALATACSLALTACGSSKADTPADGKAAAPAAAATSINGVTISTDPKLTERLPEAIKKAGKVRVATDLPYPPFEMYIAEGSKEITGIDYDLGQAIGARLGVKFEFASQKFDGLLPAVQAGKFDAVMSAMTDKKEREQAVDFVDYINAGPGWLVKKGNPDGIKVVTDVCGKSVSVQTGTNHQKILEQRQELCKQQGRPPITVLAFPKDSEAQLALRAGKVSADFLDEVTAAYVADTADGGTTFETVVGKEAVGPTSSSPIGIGVAKSVPGLKEAIQAALQSLMDDGSYGKILAGYHVSNIAIPKATINGALD